Proteins encoded within one genomic window of Camarhynchus parvulus chromosome 14, STF_HiC, whole genome shotgun sequence:
- the GDE1 gene encoding glycerophosphodiester phosphodiesterase 1 isoform X1 gives MLCHGEGLLSSLTALMALALALGRSPALACLLPAGLYLALHLLALEPAAPQSAQRVLRPRGAAARIAHRGGAHDAPENTLGAIRQAAENGATGVELDLEFSADGVPILMHDDTVERTTDGAGRLQDLTFEEIRKLNPAAKHRLRSQFQDEKVPTLREAVVESMHHNLTIYFDVKGHANQAVDALKQLYQEFPQLYNSSIVCSFMPDVVYKMRQADRNVVTALTHRPWQLSHLGDGTPRFSSSWKHFLYMVMDVILDWSLHSFLWRLCGVSAFLIQKNFVSQDYVRHWSSRGIRVVAWTVNTFAEKSYYESVLDCSYITDSLLEDCDPHY, from the exons atGCTGTGCCACGGCGAGGGCCTGCTGAGCTCCCTGACGGCTCTGATGGCGCTGGCGTTGGCGCTGGGCCGCAGCCCGGCGCTGGCCTGCCTGCTGCCGGCCGGGCTCTACCTGGCGCTGCACCTCTTGGCCCTGGAGCCCGCGGCGCCCCAGAGCGCGCAGCGCGTCCTgcggccccgcggcgccgccgcccgcaTCGCGCACCGCGGCGGAGCGCACGACGCGCCCGAGAACACGCTGGGGGCCATCCGACAG gcagctGAGAATGGAGCAACGGGTGTGGAGCTGGACCTTGAATTCAGTGCAGATGGTGTCCCCATTCTCATGCACGATGACACAGTTGAAAGGACAACTGATGGGGCTGGGAGACTGCAGGACCTGACTTTTGAGGAAATCAGGAAGCTGAATCCAGCTGCAAAACATAGGCTACG GAGCCAATTCCAGGATGAAAAGGTGCCAACTCTGAGAGAAGCTGTCGTGGAGTCCATGCATCACAATCTGACAATCTACTTTGATGTGAAAGGCCATGCAAACCAG GCAGTTGATGCACTGAAACAACTCTACCAGGAATTTCCACAGTTGTATAACAGCAGCATTGTCTGTTCTTTCATGCCAGATGTTGTTTATAAG ATGAGACAAGCTGACAGAAATGTTGTGACAGCACTGACCCACAGGCCCTGGCAGCTGAGTCACCTGGGAGATGGGACACCCCGATTCAGTTCCTCCTGGAAGCATTTCTTGTACATGGTGATGGATGTCATTCTGGACTGGAGCCTGCACAGTTTCTTGTGGAGATTGTGCGGGGTTTCAGCTTTCCTCATACAGAagaattttgtttctca GGACTATGTGAGGCACTGGTCTTCTAGAGGAATTCGAGTGGTGGCCTGGACAGTGAACAcatttgcagagaaaagctACTACGAGAGTGTCCTTGACTGCAGCTACATCACTGACAGCTTGCTGGAGGACTGTGACCCCCACTACTGA
- the GDE1 gene encoding glycerophosphodiester phosphodiesterase 1 isoform X2: MHDDTVERTTDGAGRLQDLTFEEIRKLNPAAKHRLRSQFQDEKVPTLREAVVESMHHNLTIYFDVKGHANQAVDALKQLYQEFPQLYNSSIVCSFMPDVVYKMRQADRNVVTALTHRPWQLSHLGDGTPRFSSSWKHFLYMVMDVILDWSLHSFLWRLCGVSAFLIQKNFVSQDYVRHWSSRGIRVVAWTVNTFAEKSYYESVLDCSYITDSLLEDCDPHY; the protein is encoded by the exons ATGCACGATGACACAGTTGAAAGGACAACTGATGGGGCTGGGAGACTGCAGGACCTGACTTTTGAGGAAATCAGGAAGCTGAATCCAGCTGCAAAACATAGGCTACG GAGCCAATTCCAGGATGAAAAGGTGCCAACTCTGAGAGAAGCTGTCGTGGAGTCCATGCATCACAATCTGACAATCTACTTTGATGTGAAAGGCCATGCAAACCAG GCAGTTGATGCACTGAAACAACTCTACCAGGAATTTCCACAGTTGTATAACAGCAGCATTGTCTGTTCTTTCATGCCAGATGTTGTTTATAAG ATGAGACAAGCTGACAGAAATGTTGTGACAGCACTGACCCACAGGCCCTGGCAGCTGAGTCACCTGGGAGATGGGACACCCCGATTCAGTTCCTCCTGGAAGCATTTCTTGTACATGGTGATGGATGTCATTCTGGACTGGAGCCTGCACAGTTTCTTGTGGAGATTGTGCGGGGTTTCAGCTTTCCTCATACAGAagaattttgtttctca GGACTATGTGAGGCACTGGTCTTCTAGAGGAATTCGAGTGGTGGCCTGGACAGTGAACAcatttgcagagaaaagctACTACGAGAGTGTCCTTGACTGCAGCTACATCACTGACAGCTTGCTGGAGGACTGTGACCCCCACTACTGA
- the TMC5 gene encoding transmembrane channel-like protein 5 isoform X1 — protein sequence MSYHYNETFENPDYHFSETLEIDRRGSSQKNPFSYQTPHDSSQSDYYGERRGREQNYPVAIPMASLGPGSDCSQDLPSTSPYGNFTGNLSFEPEPELTYTPHSTSHMLDYPYTHGISSGSEDSFIRRRNRRPPDDIFMTSSSMLETDPMCREEEDLIGSLASMSTNERIKAIQKMPETMRKKREIRNKVLKEITKKSRHRGAQCTQGTWGVSFGRFGNTLSEYFHQLRPWHKTLKIIGAEFGTSVLSYFVFLKWLLNLNIFSFLINFGFITIPQFLAAEPNNLSFTGLELLTGAGYFQQTVLYYGFYTNATISKVENGPSYNMQLAYIFTVGIYFVICFLILLFSMARFFSRNFVKLTKAFSVNASKLLCTWDFNITNEKAVKLQQKNLLTQIKLFMKGYSNDLQRQTAMLVLPVIVSLLNTLIPFFFSWLGYLEKFQTPGQHIYVTIIRNIILKISIVGILCYYWLNIVATSESQCWETLVGQDIYRLVLVDFIFCLLGSFFGEFLRRIIGTTVCMNLGLPEFDIGRNVLDLIYAQTLTWIGILFSPLLPGIQMIAFLIVLFVKKVSLMRNCQPPRKVWRTAQMTTSFIFLLFCPSFLGVLSVIGVTVWRLKPSEECGPFRGLPSMYAAVDQWIQILESYTVSKWVVWIYHNLISSELFFFIISTVVLIVTYLYLEIIQARKTMTKLLQNQIINAGKDKKFLLQKLRREQRAKRSSSALGGRGQQRSSSSYHPSMQPAQEVPGYSERAFDRSQNTSYHEHPFSVEISSSSDFPPGGEPSPSRAVALALRARAAALGEDSDGSGGFQP from the exons ATGTCTTATCATTACAATGAAACCTTTGAAAATCCAGACTATCACTTCTCAGAGACACTGGAAATTGATAGAAG GGGGAGTTCTCAAAAGAATCCATTTTCTTACCAAACTCCTCATGATTCATCTCAGTCTGATTACTATGGAGAGCgcagagggagggagcagaacTACCCTGTGGCCATCCCAATGGCTTCCCTGGGACCTGGATCTGACTGCAGCCAGGATTTACCCAGCACAAGTCCATATGGGAATTTCACAG GCAATCTTTCCTTTGAGCCTGAGCCAGAACTGACTTACACCCCACATTCTACCTCCCATATGCTGGATTATCCCTACACTCATGGAATTTCCAGTGGATCAGAGG ACAGCTTCATTCGGAGACGCAACCGAAGACCACCTGATGACATCTTCATGACTTCCTCCAGCATGCTTGAAACAGATCCAATGTGCAGGGAAG AGGAAGATTTAATTGGAAGTCTTGCAAGTATGTCCACCAATGAAAGGATTAAAGCAATCCAGAAGATGCCAGAGACcatgagaaaaaagagagagatcag AAACAAAGTTCTGAAAGAAATAACCAAAAAATCAAGGCATCGTGGAGCTCAGTGTACACAGGGAACATGGGGAGTG TCATTTGGGCGATTTGGAAATACcctttcagaatattttcacCAACTGCGGCCATGGCACAAGACTCTGAAGATCATTGGTGCTGAGTTTGGAACAAGTgttctttcttattttgttttcttgaagtGGCTGCTAAATTTGAACATCTTCTCATTCCTCATAAACTTTGGTTTCATCACAATTCCTCAGTTCCTTGCAGCAGAACCAAATAACCTTTCATTCAcgggcctggagctgctcactgGAGCT GGTTATTTTCAACAAACAGTGCTCTACTATGGCTTTTACACCAATGCTACAATCAGTAAAGTGGAGAATGGTCCATCTTACAACATGCAGCTGGCCTATATTTTCACTGTTGGAATATATTTTGTCATCTGTTTTCTTATCTTGTTGTTCAG CATGGCAAGATTCTTCTCCAGGAACTTTGTTAAATTAACAAAGGCATTCTCTGTGAATGCCAGCAAGCTGCTCTGTACTTGGGACTTCAATATAACTAATGAAAAAGCTGTGAAGCTGCAACAAAAGAATCTCCTCACACAAATAAAG cTGTTTATGAAAGGGTATAGCAATGATCTACAGAGACAAACTGCCATGTTGGTGCTACCTGTGATTGTATCTCTCCTCAACACATTGATCCCATTCTTCTTCTCCTGGCTTGGGTACCTGGAGAAGTTTCAGACTCCTGGACAGCACATATATGTCACTATTATCAG AAATATCATCCTGAAAATCTCAATTGTTGGAATACTGTGCTACTACTGGCTGAACATCGTGGCTACCTCAGAGTCACAG TGCTGGGAAACTTTGGTTGGCCAAGATATCTATCGTCTTGTTCTAGTTGACTTcatattttgtttgcttggctCTTTCTTTGGAGAGTTTTTACGAAG aatTATTGGAACTACAGTCTGCATGAACCTGGGGCTGCCAGAATTTGATATCGGACGAAATGTTTTAGATTTGATCTATGCACAGACTTTGACCTG GATTGGTATCCTGTTCTCACCTCTGTTGCCTGGTATCCAGATGATAGCATTTCTTATAGTACTTTTTGTGAAAAAG GTCAGTCTGATGAGGAATTGCCAGCCCCCTCGCAAAGTCTGGAGAACTGCTCAAATGACCACatccttcattttcctgctcttttgtccttccttccttggaGTCCTGTCTGTCATTGGAGTTACTGTCTGGAG GTTAAAACCTTCAGAAGAATGTGGTCCTTTCAGAGGTTTGCCTTCCATGTATGCAGCAGTTGATCAGTGGATACAAATACTGGAAAGCTACACTGTCTCAAAATGGGTAGTGTGGATCTACCACAATTTAATTTCAAGTgaacttttcttcttcatcatctCTACTGTTGTACT aatTGTTACTTATCTTTACTTGGAAATAATACAAGCAAGAAAGACCATGACCAAACTCttacaaaaccaaattattaaT GCAGGAAAAGATAAGAAGTTTCTACTCCAAAAGCTACGAAGAGAGCAAAGGGCAAAGAGAAGTTCATCTGCCCTGGGAGGAAGAGGCCAGCAG AGAAGCTCCTCTTCATACCACCCATCCATGCAACCTGCCCAGGAGGTGCCAGGCTACTCAGAAAGGGCATTTGACAGAAGCCAAAACACATCCTACCATGAG catcCCTTTTCTGTTGAGATCTCAAGCAGCAGTGACTTTCCACCAG GCGGCGAGCCCAGCCCGTCCCGGGCCGTGGCGCTCGCCCTGCGTGCCCGGGCAGCGGCGCTGGGGGAGGACAGCGATGGCAGCGGGGGATTCCAGCCCTAA
- the TMC5 gene encoding transmembrane channel-like protein 5 isoform X2 translates to MSYHYNETFENPDYHFSETLEIDRRGSSQKNPFSYQTPHDSSQSDYYGERRGREQNYPVAIPMASLGPGSDCSQDLPSTSPYGNFTGNLSFEPEPELTYTPHSTSHMLDYPYTHGISSGSEDSFIRRRNRRPPDDIFMTSSSMLETDPMCREEEDLIGSLASMSTNERIKAIQKMPETMRKKREIRNKVLKEITKKSRHRGAQCTQGTWGVSFGRFGNTLSEYFHQLRPWHKTLKIIGAEFGTSVLSYFVFLKWLLNLNIFSFLINFGFITIPQFLAAEPNNLSFTGLELLTGAGYFQQTVLYYGFYTNATISKVENGPSYNMQLAYIFTVGIYFVICFLILLFSMARFFSRNFVKLTKAFSVNASKLLCTWDFNITNEKAVKLQQKNLLTQIKLFMKGYSNDLQRQTAMLVLPVIVSLLNTLIPFFFSWLGYLEKFQTPGQHIYVTIIRNIILKISIVGILCYYWLNIVATSESQCWETLVGQDIYRLVLVDFIFCLLGSFFGEFLRRIIGTTVCMNLGLPEFDIGRNVLDLIYAQTLTWIGILFSPLLPGIQMIAFLIVLFVKKVSLMRNCQPPRKVWRTAQMTTSFIFLLFCPSFLGVLSVIGVTVWRLKPSEECGPFRGLPSMYAAVDQWIQILESYTVSKWVVWIYHNLISSELFFFIISTVVLIVTYLYLEIIQARKTMTKLLQNQIINAGKDKKFLLQKLRREQRAKRSSSALGGRGQQHPFSVEISSSSDFPPGGEPSPSRAVALALRARAAALGEDSDGSGGFQP, encoded by the exons ATGTCTTATCATTACAATGAAACCTTTGAAAATCCAGACTATCACTTCTCAGAGACACTGGAAATTGATAGAAG GGGGAGTTCTCAAAAGAATCCATTTTCTTACCAAACTCCTCATGATTCATCTCAGTCTGATTACTATGGAGAGCgcagagggagggagcagaacTACCCTGTGGCCATCCCAATGGCTTCCCTGGGACCTGGATCTGACTGCAGCCAGGATTTACCCAGCACAAGTCCATATGGGAATTTCACAG GCAATCTTTCCTTTGAGCCTGAGCCAGAACTGACTTACACCCCACATTCTACCTCCCATATGCTGGATTATCCCTACACTCATGGAATTTCCAGTGGATCAGAGG ACAGCTTCATTCGGAGACGCAACCGAAGACCACCTGATGACATCTTCATGACTTCCTCCAGCATGCTTGAAACAGATCCAATGTGCAGGGAAG AGGAAGATTTAATTGGAAGTCTTGCAAGTATGTCCACCAATGAAAGGATTAAAGCAATCCAGAAGATGCCAGAGACcatgagaaaaaagagagagatcag AAACAAAGTTCTGAAAGAAATAACCAAAAAATCAAGGCATCGTGGAGCTCAGTGTACACAGGGAACATGGGGAGTG TCATTTGGGCGATTTGGAAATACcctttcagaatattttcacCAACTGCGGCCATGGCACAAGACTCTGAAGATCATTGGTGCTGAGTTTGGAACAAGTgttctttcttattttgttttcttgaagtGGCTGCTAAATTTGAACATCTTCTCATTCCTCATAAACTTTGGTTTCATCACAATTCCTCAGTTCCTTGCAGCAGAACCAAATAACCTTTCATTCAcgggcctggagctgctcactgGAGCT GGTTATTTTCAACAAACAGTGCTCTACTATGGCTTTTACACCAATGCTACAATCAGTAAAGTGGAGAATGGTCCATCTTACAACATGCAGCTGGCCTATATTTTCACTGTTGGAATATATTTTGTCATCTGTTTTCTTATCTTGTTGTTCAG CATGGCAAGATTCTTCTCCAGGAACTTTGTTAAATTAACAAAGGCATTCTCTGTGAATGCCAGCAAGCTGCTCTGTACTTGGGACTTCAATATAACTAATGAAAAAGCTGTGAAGCTGCAACAAAAGAATCTCCTCACACAAATAAAG cTGTTTATGAAAGGGTATAGCAATGATCTACAGAGACAAACTGCCATGTTGGTGCTACCTGTGATTGTATCTCTCCTCAACACATTGATCCCATTCTTCTTCTCCTGGCTTGGGTACCTGGAGAAGTTTCAGACTCCTGGACAGCACATATATGTCACTATTATCAG AAATATCATCCTGAAAATCTCAATTGTTGGAATACTGTGCTACTACTGGCTGAACATCGTGGCTACCTCAGAGTCACAG TGCTGGGAAACTTTGGTTGGCCAAGATATCTATCGTCTTGTTCTAGTTGACTTcatattttgtttgcttggctCTTTCTTTGGAGAGTTTTTACGAAG aatTATTGGAACTACAGTCTGCATGAACCTGGGGCTGCCAGAATTTGATATCGGACGAAATGTTTTAGATTTGATCTATGCACAGACTTTGACCTG GATTGGTATCCTGTTCTCACCTCTGTTGCCTGGTATCCAGATGATAGCATTTCTTATAGTACTTTTTGTGAAAAAG GTCAGTCTGATGAGGAATTGCCAGCCCCCTCGCAAAGTCTGGAGAACTGCTCAAATGACCACatccttcattttcctgctcttttgtccttccttccttggaGTCCTGTCTGTCATTGGAGTTACTGTCTGGAG GTTAAAACCTTCAGAAGAATGTGGTCCTTTCAGAGGTTTGCCTTCCATGTATGCAGCAGTTGATCAGTGGATACAAATACTGGAAAGCTACACTGTCTCAAAATGGGTAGTGTGGATCTACCACAATTTAATTTCAAGTgaacttttcttcttcatcatctCTACTGTTGTACT aatTGTTACTTATCTTTACTTGGAAATAATACAAGCAAGAAAGACCATGACCAAACTCttacaaaaccaaattattaaT GCAGGAAAAGATAAGAAGTTTCTACTCCAAAAGCTACGAAGAGAGCAAAGGGCAAAGAGAAGTTCATCTGCCCTGGGAGGAAGAGGCCAGCAG catcCCTTTTCTGTTGAGATCTCAAGCAGCAGTGACTTTCCACCAG GCGGCGAGCCCAGCCCGTCCCGGGCCGTGGCGCTCGCCCTGCGTGCCCGGGCAGCGGCGCTGGGGGAGGACAGCGATGGCAGCGGGGGATTCCAGCCCTAA